The sequence below is a genomic window from Anaerocolumna chitinilytica.
GTTTTATTAAGGTTTAGAGGTGCAGCTATTTTACTTTCTATGTACTGGGAAAATGTCATTCCTGTAACTTTCTCTACCAGAATCTCAGCCAGGGTAAAGCCGTCGTTACAATAGACTGAATATGCTCCAGGAGCAGCCTTTAACCTTTGAGTTTTTAAATTCGTAAGGAAATTATCATGTGCACGGTTATCTGTATCTTGTAATAGCAGAACATTGGCTAAGGTACTTCCCATTAGTCCTGAGGAATGGTTCAATAGCATACGAACCGTAATATCTTTGTAACGTTCATCCGCCATTGTAAATTCCGGAATATAGGTAACTACAGGTGTATCCAGATTGATTTTCCCCTGGTCCACAAGCTGCATAACCGCTGTTGTAGTAAAAAGTTTACTGATAGAGCCAATTCCATATATATCAGCAGAAGTACTTTCTGCCGTATGATTACTTTTTATGAATTTGTCAGATTGTATAATATTTCCGTTGTCAATTAATGCATAGGATACACTGTCGGCACCATACAAACCAGTCAGTGCCTTTGCGCCTTTATCCGCTGCAAGCTTAACGGCACCAGCACTTGATTCTGCATTTACCGCAATCGTCGCTACCGATGTGGTATCACTTGCATAGACCCTTTGAGAAGGGGGTAAAAATGCAGTAAACGTTAAAGTTAGTATCAGTGTGATAGAAAAATACTTTTGAATTAATTTCTTTACCATAAGATTTTATAACTCCTGTCCTATAATTTTCTTTACGATTCCGTAAATCCTTGGAAAAGTACTTATAGTATACCATATTGTGAAATATTTGCCATAATTATATGGAAATATTTATAAAACAAGTGTATAATAGGGGAACTGGTATAAAGAAGAGGAGGATTAAAAATGAACCAGATAAAAAGAATAGCAAAAATGCTTTCCATCGTATTAATACTTTCAATGGCAGTGCAACTGGCCCTTCCGGGTTTCTTCACTTCAACTGCTACAGCAGCAACTATTGCAATCTCACCTAAGAAATTAACCCTTGAGGTTGGTAAAACGAAAGTCTTAAAAGTAACAGGCACAAAAGTTAAAGCTACCTGGAAATCAAGTGATGCTAAAATTGCAACAGTAAGTAAGACAGGCCTTGTAACAGCTAAAAAAGCCGGTAAAGCTACTATTACCGCAACTGTTAACAAGAAAGCTTATACCTGCAGTGTTACTGTTAAGGAGAAAAAGGCAAACAATCCGCTTGTTGACGCCGCACCTTTTAAAGCACAAGGGGTTACTTCAGGAAATGTTTCTTACATTTTCCCGAGCAGTTGGAACAAATATGAGGGTGCAGCATCCGGTCTCACACAGATCTTTCTATCTCCCGAAACGATGACTTCATCAACCGATGATCAGACACCATATATTTTGCTCTACTTAGCTGATTTAGCTGCACCTAGTGATGCTGATACCTTAGCCGCTTATTACAAGGAGTTCACTGCGGATACAATTGTTTCCCAATTTGCTCAGTCCGGAATGGATGTTACCGTTAATAATTTTACACTTACAAACTATGCAACTGATTTAGGAATAGGTTATCTGACTTCATTTGACTATACTTATCAGGGTTTAACTGTAAAGCGTAATATTTATGATATCTATACTGATAAAACCTTAATTAAAGTTATGGTATCAGACCCGGGTAAAACAACAACACCTGATCTTAATCAGGTTACTGACTACCTCTTAAAGACCATCCAGATTTCGAAATAAACCATATAAGTAATTATCTTGTACATCCATCTCCATTCATTTATGGCATAAAACCATACTAGGAATAGAGTTTGGATGTACTTTTTTATTGAAAAGAAGATTGATTTTAGAAAGCCTCAGTGTTAAAATCTTATTTATTGGCATAAAAATACAGACCGATTTGGTAAACATT
It includes:
- a CDS encoding Ig-like domain-containing protein, whose product is MNQIKRIAKMLSIVLILSMAVQLALPGFFTSTATAATIAISPKKLTLEVGKTKVLKVTGTKVKATWKSSDAKIATVSKTGLVTAKKAGKATITATVNKKAYTCSVTVKEKKANNPLVDAAPFKAQGVTSGNVSYIFPSSWNKYEGAASGLTQIFLSPETMTSSTDDQTPYILLYLADLAAPSDADTLAAYYKEFTADTIVSQFAQSGMDVTVNNFTLTNYATDLGIGYLTSFDYTYQGLTVKRNIYDIYTDKTLIKVMVSDPGKTTTPDLNQVTDYLLKTIQISK